The following proteins are co-located in the Pseudomonas sp. DY-1 genome:
- a CDS encoding response regulator transcription factor, with protein MRVLIIEDNRDILANVLDYLQLKGYGVDCAQDGLSGLHLATTQHYDLIVLDIMLPGIDGLQLCNRLRQEARRDTPIIMLTARDTLEDRLAGLRSGADDYLVKPFALSELVARIEAVVRRSHGGRKSRLQVSDLIYDLDTLQATRADQRLKLNPIGHKLLTTLMRRSPAVVRREVLEEALWGDDCPDSDSLRSHIHQLRQVLDKPYERPLLHTIHGVGYRLAELDDKD; from the coding sequence GTGCGAGTACTGATCATCGAAGACAACCGCGACATCCTCGCCAACGTGCTGGACTACCTCCAGCTCAAGGGTTACGGCGTCGATTGCGCCCAGGACGGCCTGTCGGGCCTGCACCTGGCGACTACCCAGCACTACGACCTGATCGTGCTGGACATCATGCTGCCGGGCATCGACGGTTTGCAGCTCTGCAACCGCCTGCGCCAGGAAGCCCGGCGGGACACGCCGATCATCATGCTCACTGCCCGCGACACCTTGGAAGATCGACTGGCCGGCCTCAGGTCGGGCGCCGACGACTATCTGGTCAAACCCTTCGCGCTGTCCGAACTGGTGGCCCGCATCGAGGCGGTGGTGCGGCGTAGCCACGGCGGACGCAAGAGCAGACTGCAGGTGTCCGACCTAATCTATGACCTGGACACCCTCCAGGCCACCCGTGCCGACCAGCGCCTGAAACTCAACCCCATCGGCCACAAGCTGCTCACTACCCTGATGCGCAGGAGCCCGGCCGTGGTGCGCCGCGAAGTGCTGGAGGAAGCCCTCTGGGGCGACGACTGCCCGGACAGCGATAGCCTGCGCAGCCATATCCACCAACTGCGCCAGGTGCTCGACAAACCCTACGAGCGCCCCCTGCTGCACACCATCCATGGCGTGGGATATCGATTGGCGGAACTGGACGACAAGGATTGA
- a CDS encoding amino acid permease, with the protein MLKKAVLGWPQIAGLGISLVIAGQFSGWNFGLAENGWANMLLATLLMAALSCGLAMCISELSTAMPHAGGVFAYAQSAFGPFVGYLVGSACALALTIGTGAAATFVASYMESVFGFGGWPVKVALFALIIGIHIRGVGEALGATLLAGAIAAVTLLVFGGAMLPQLDSSNLLGTAGSFSESLSLHGIFACVPFAIWMFICIEQVSSAAEEAADPGRAMSRGIAAAVATLLLTAVTVLVCAPGAAGVQVVGTAADPLYAAMTHSGRYDASSWLAQLVGIGAICGLLATFFSVVYSASRQLFALSRDGYFPAALARTNRRGSPYIALLALAAIGLPLTLVSPEKLLLCVVLLLCTCHLFLFAAYIRMRRTHAHLARPFRLRGGPVIAGLGMLLTLTVIAACFQLEVEVLIALAVLAVVLVINYLMRVSRVAKPLATENPDNV; encoded by the coding sequence ATGCTCAAGAAAGCTGTACTCGGGTGGCCCCAGATCGCGGGGCTCGGCATATCGCTGGTGATCGCCGGTCAATTCTCCGGCTGGAATTTCGGCCTCGCCGAAAACGGCTGGGCCAACATGCTCCTGGCCACCCTGCTGATGGCGGCACTGAGCTGCGGACTGGCGATGTGCATCAGCGAACTGTCCACCGCCATGCCCCATGCCGGTGGCGTGTTCGCCTACGCCCAGAGCGCATTCGGCCCGTTCGTCGGTTACCTGGTGGGGTCCGCCTGCGCACTGGCGCTGACTATCGGCACCGGCGCCGCAGCCACCTTCGTCGCCTCCTACATGGAGTCGGTATTCGGCTTCGGTGGCTGGCCGGTAAAGGTGGCTCTGTTCGCCCTGATCATCGGCATCCACATCCGCGGCGTCGGTGAAGCCCTTGGTGCCACCTTGCTGGCAGGTGCCATTGCCGCCGTGACCCTGCTGGTATTCGGCGGCGCCATGCTGCCCCAGCTCGATAGCAGCAACCTGCTCGGCACCGCGGGAAGCTTCAGCGAGTCCCTCAGTCTCCATGGCATTTTCGCCTGCGTGCCGTTCGCCATCTGGATGTTCATCTGCATCGAGCAGGTCAGCTCCGCCGCCGAAGAAGCTGCCGACCCCGGCCGCGCCATGTCCCGCGGGATCGCCGCAGCCGTCGCCACCCTGCTGTTGACGGCAGTCACCGTGCTGGTCTGTGCACCGGGCGCCGCCGGGGTCCAGGTGGTCGGCACAGCCGCCGACCCGCTGTATGCCGCCATGACCCACAGCGGTCGCTACGACGCCTCGAGCTGGCTGGCGCAACTGGTAGGCATTGGCGCCATCTGCGGCTTGCTGGCCACCTTCTTCTCGGTGGTCTATTCAGCCTCCCGCCAGCTCTTCGCCCTGTCCCGCGACGGCTACTTCCCAGCCGCACTGGCGCGGACCAACCGTCGCGGCTCACCCTATATCGCACTGCTGGCCCTGGCCGCAATCGGCCTGCCGCTGACCCTGGTCAGCCCGGAGAAACTGCTGCTGTGCGTGGTGCTGCTGCTCTGCACCTGCCACCTTTTCCTGTTCGCCGCCTACATCCGCATGCGCCGCACCCATGCCCATCTGGCGCGCCCGTTCCGACTGCGCGGCGGCCCCGTGATCGCCGGCCTCGGCATGTTGCTGACACTGACGGTGATTGCCGCCTGCTTCCAGCTCGAAGTCGAAGTGCTCATCGCCCTCGCCGTGCTGGCCGTCGTGCTGGTCATCAACTACCTGATGCGCGTCTCGCGCGTTGCCAAGCCCCTCGCCACGGAGAATCCCGACAATGTCTGA
- a CDS encoding malate:quinone oxidoreductase, whose protein sequence is MKKLLLGLLCLTVLGCAKQPEAEKSVDVLLIGAGIMSASLGTYLHELEPGWSIDIYERLDQVAAESSNPWNNAGTGHSAFCELNYTPETADGGIDISKAVAINESFEISKQFWAYQVERNVLGNPKSFINGVPHMSFVWGDDNIEFLRKRHAALQHSSLFRGMEYSEDHEQISKWVPLAMEGRPAEQKVAATRMAIGTDVNFGEITRQLIDSLTRSDKVSLNLKHEVRDIKRNDDGTWTVVVADLGNDEAVRSVKAKFVFIGAGGGALKLLQKSGIPEAEGYAGFPVGGQFLVTRNPEVVAQHQAKLYGKASVGSPPMSVPHLDTRVIDGQKVLLFGPFATFSTKFLKNGSLLDMFSALTTDNIGPMTNAGLDNIPLSTYLMGQLMLSQADRMHELREYFPQARDEDWELLTAGQRVQVIKKDAEKGGILQFGTEVVSSADGSIAALLGASPGASTAAPIMLTVLEKTFKDKVQTPEWQARLKEIIPSYGRKLNNDLELTNQVRAWSSERLQLEHIPVLPEVAAQ, encoded by the coding sequence ATGAAAAAACTCCTCCTAGGACTCCTGTGCCTCACGGTGCTCGGCTGTGCCAAGCAACCGGAGGCGGAGAAGTCGGTAGACGTGCTGCTGATCGGCGCCGGCATCATGAGTGCCAGCCTCGGCACCTATCTCCACGAACTGGAGCCGGGCTGGAGCATCGACATCTACGAACGCCTCGACCAGGTCGCCGCGGAAAGCTCCAACCCCTGGAACAACGCCGGCACCGGCCACTCGGCCTTCTGCGAGCTGAACTACACACCGGAAACCGCAGACGGCGGCATCGACATCAGCAAGGCCGTGGCGATCAACGAATCCTTCGAGATCTCCAAACAGTTCTGGGCCTACCAGGTCGAGCGCAACGTGCTGGGAAATCCCAAGTCCTTCATCAACGGCGTGCCGCACATGAGCTTCGTCTGGGGCGACGACAACATCGAGTTCCTCAGGAAGCGCCACGCCGCCCTGCAGCACAGCTCGCTGTTCCGTGGCATGGAGTACTCCGAAGACCATGAGCAGATCAGCAAGTGGGTCCCGTTGGCGATGGAAGGACGTCCTGCCGAACAGAAAGTGGCCGCCACGCGCATGGCCATCGGCACTGACGTCAACTTCGGTGAAATCACCCGCCAGTTGATCGACTCGCTGACCAGGAGCGACAAGGTTTCGCTCAACCTCAAGCACGAAGTCCGCGACATCAAGCGCAACGACGACGGCACCTGGACTGTGGTCGTCGCCGACCTCGGAAACGACGAGGCCGTACGCAGCGTCAAGGCGAAATTCGTCTTCATCGGTGCTGGCGGTGGCGCCCTCAAGCTGCTGCAGAAATCCGGCATTCCAGAAGCCGAGGGCTATGCCGGCTTCCCGGTGGGCGGCCAGTTCCTGGTCACCCGCAATCCCGAGGTGGTGGCCCAGCATCAGGCCAAGCTCTACGGCAAGGCGTCGGTCGGCTCGCCGCCCATGTCGGTGCCGCACCTGGATACCCGTGTGATCGACGGCCAGAAAGTGCTGCTGTTCGGACCCTTCGCCACCTTCTCCACCAAGTTCCTGAAGAACGGCTCGCTGCTGGACATGTTCAGCGCCTTGACCACCGACAACATCGGCCCGATGACCAACGCCGGCCTGGACAACATTCCGCTGAGCACCTACCTGATGGGTCAACTGATGCTCAGCCAGGCCGACCGCATGCATGAACTGCGCGAGTACTTCCCCCAAGCCAGGGACGAGGACTGGGAGCTGTTGACCGCTGGCCAACGCGTGCAAGTGATCAAGAAGGACGCCGAAAAAGGCGGAATCCTGCAGTTCGGTACCGAAGTCGTCAGCTCCGCCGACGGCAGCATCGCCGCGCTGCTGGGCGCCTCGCCGGGTGCGTCCACTGCTGCGCCGATCATGCTCACCGTGCTGGAGAAGACCTTCAAGGACAAGGTCCAGACCCCGGAATGGCAAGCCCGCCTGAAGGAGATCATTCCTTCCTACGGGCGCAAGCTGAACAACGACCTGGAGCTGACCAACCAGGTCCGCGCCTGGAGCAGTGAGCGCCTGCAACTGGAGCACATTCCGGTGCTGCCGGAAGTTGCCGCGCAGTAA
- a CDS encoding HAMP domain-containing sensor histidine kinase, with protein sequence MGGKQPLERRIIFAFVLMTLIVGGTFSLGIVAIVHFIEELLVSEEMGRELDYAIDEELKLDTVARIDANTRFFSSHSGRDALPPRFTGLPEGFSEVLDGDAAYYVFKRSHGSHEDVLVEEQHEFEAREQVLFDVVLAGFLLSVFGAWGLGRLLARRVMAPVRRLAQQVRHRDQLLPMAPRLSPDYPDDEVGRLAAAFDETLGQLQHSLERERLFTSDVSHELRTPLMVIATSCELLLDAAGLTASERAQVARIARASADMHDLVQTFLRLARAGQEESGIAEKVALSGLAAEQYRQWMPQFQAKGLAFALIDEGSSADRYEAPQLRTVMSNLLRNAFHYTEQGAVRLILAADGFRVEDSGQGIPEEEQERIFQSFVRGQQARGEGLGLGLSLVRRICQQQGWEVRVESRPDSGSCFSVHLGCSR encoded by the coding sequence ATGGGCGGGAAGCAGCCACTTGAGCGACGGATCATCTTCGCCTTCGTGTTGATGACGCTGATCGTTGGCGGCACCTTTTCCCTGGGAATCGTCGCCATCGTGCACTTCATCGAAGAGCTCCTGGTGTCAGAGGAGATGGGCCGGGAACTGGACTATGCGATAGACGAAGAGCTCAAGCTGGACACGGTTGCGCGTATCGATGCCAATACCCGCTTCTTCAGTTCCCACAGCGGACGTGATGCCTTGCCACCGCGTTTCACCGGTCTGCCGGAAGGCTTCTCCGAGGTGCTCGATGGCGACGCCGCCTACTACGTATTCAAGCGCAGCCACGGCAGCCATGAGGACGTGCTGGTGGAAGAACAGCACGAGTTCGAGGCCCGGGAGCAGGTCCTTTTCGACGTAGTCCTGGCCGGCTTCTTGCTCAGCGTGTTCGGCGCCTGGGGACTTGGACGCCTGCTCGCACGCCGGGTGATGGCCCCCGTTCGACGCCTGGCGCAACAGGTTCGCCATCGTGACCAGCTGCTGCCCATGGCACCCAGGCTGTCGCCCGACTACCCGGACGACGAGGTCGGTCGGCTCGCCGCCGCCTTCGACGAGACCCTCGGCCAGCTCCAACATTCACTGGAGCGCGAGCGGCTGTTCACCAGCGATGTCAGCCATGAACTGCGCACCCCGCTGATGGTCATCGCCACCTCCTGCGAGCTGCTGCTGGACGCCGCCGGACTTACCGCCAGCGAGCGCGCCCAGGTCGCCCGCATCGCTCGCGCCAGCGCTGACATGCACGATCTGGTGCAGACCTTCCTGCGCCTGGCGCGAGCCGGCCAGGAGGAAAGCGGCATCGCCGAGAAAGTTGCCCTGTCCGGACTCGCGGCCGAGCAGTACCGCCAGTGGATGCCCCAGTTCCAGGCCAAGGGCCTGGCGTTCGCCCTGATCGACGAAGGCTCCAGCGCGGACCGCTATGAAGCCCCGCAACTGCGCACGGTCATGTCCAACCTGCTGCGCAATGCCTTTCACTACACTGAACAGGGTGCGGTGCGGCTGATCCTCGCGGCAGACGGTTTCCGGGTCGAAGACAGTGGCCAGGGCATTCCGGAGGAAGAGCAGGAACGCATCTTCCAGAGTTTCGTACGCGGCCAGCAGGCCCGCGGCGAAGGTCTGGGCCTGGGGCTCTCGCTGGTCAGGCGCATTTGCCAGCAGCAGGGTTGGGAAGTCCGGGTGGAATCCCGTCCGGACTCGGGCAGTTGCTTCTCCGTACACCTTGGTTGCAGCCGTTGA
- a CDS encoding MFS transporter, producing MPASATAHRIPRTVWVLGFVSLFMDLSSELVHSLLPLFLVGSLGASMLAVGLIEGLAEATALIVKVFSGALSDFLGKRKGLVLFGYGLAALTKPLFPLAASADQVLFARLLDRIGKGIRGAPRDALMADVSPVDIRGACFGLRQSMDTVGAFLGPLLAILLMILLAGDIALVLWFAVLPALISVALILFGVEEPDITHPSRRLRSPIRFRAWRSFSPAYWWVVGLGALFSLARFSEAFLVLRARDAGLSTIWVPLVMVVMAAFYMLSAYPAGKLSDRIGPTGLLVFSLALLIVADLLLAGADNPTLLLAGVAFWGLHMGFSQGILAALVAETTPAELKGTAYGLFNLASGGALLVASTLAGWLWQSQGPASTFLAGVAFCVAALVVLALRRH from the coding sequence ATGCCCGCTTCCGCCACCGCTCACCGCATTCCACGCACCGTCTGGGTACTGGGCTTCGTCAGCCTGTTCATGGACCTTTCCTCCGAACTGGTGCACAGCCTGTTGCCGCTGTTCCTGGTGGGCAGCCTGGGCGCGAGCATGCTCGCGGTCGGATTGATCGAGGGCCTGGCCGAAGCCACCGCACTGATCGTCAAGGTCTTCTCCGGGGCACTCAGCGACTTCCTCGGCAAGCGCAAGGGACTGGTGCTGTTCGGCTACGGCCTGGCGGCGCTTACCAAACCGCTGTTTCCCCTTGCGGCCAGCGCCGACCAGGTGCTGTTCGCGCGCCTGCTGGACCGGATCGGCAAGGGCATTCGTGGCGCACCAAGGGATGCGCTGATGGCCGACGTCTCGCCTGTAGATATCCGTGGTGCCTGCTTCGGCCTGCGCCAGTCCATGGACACGGTCGGCGCCTTTCTCGGTCCGCTGCTGGCGATCCTGCTGATGATCCTGCTGGCCGGTGATATCGCACTGGTGCTCTGGTTCGCCGTGTTGCCAGCGCTGATTTCAGTGGCCTTGATCCTGTTCGGTGTAGAAGAACCCGACATCACCCATCCGTCCCGGCGTCTGCGCTCGCCCATTCGGTTTCGCGCATGGCGAAGCTTTTCTCCGGCGTACTGGTGGGTGGTCGGCCTGGGGGCGTTGTTCAGCCTGGCGCGATTCAGCGAGGCATTCCTCGTGTTGCGTGCGCGGGATGCGGGCCTCTCCACCATCTGGGTGCCGCTCGTCATGGTGGTGATGGCAGCCTTCTACATGCTCTCGGCCTACCCCGCCGGCAAGCTGTCCGATCGAATCGGCCCCACCGGGCTGCTGGTCTTCTCCCTGGCGTTGCTGATAGTCGCCGATCTGCTGTTGGCCGGAGCTGACAACCCGACCCTGCTGCTGGCCGGCGTCGCCTTCTGGGGTCTCCACATGGGGTTCAGCCAGGGCATCCTCGCGGCGCTGGTGGCCGAGACCACTCCAGCGGAGCTAAAGGGCACCGCGTACGGCCTGTTCAACCTGGCCAGCGGCGGCGCCCTGCTGGTGGCCAGCACGCTGGCAGGCTGGCTCTGGCAAAGCCAGGGTCCCGCCAGCACCTTCCTCGCCGGTGTGGCGTTCTGCGTGGCGGCGCTGGTAGTGCTGGCGCTGCGTCGACACTAA
- a CDS encoding metalloregulator ArsR/SmtB family transcription factor, producing MLQGMGRTQQDLLGALLYQPGGMSIDELANHLAVTRTAIRQHLAALERDGLILRGETRPTGRRPEQLYRLSPRGRELFPRQYQLLADLLIGEVASLIGHDALIQLMRGLGRRLAGEIETKVVDEPRIAQHMHEAGYEAEVFFRSGGEAEIVAHNCVFHHLAALHPEVCELDLALIGTLGGGTVDHLECMVRQGQVCRFRIDRG from the coding sequence ATGCTTCAAGGAATGGGACGTACCCAACAGGACCTGCTCGGCGCCCTGCTCTATCAACCGGGCGGCATGAGCATCGACGAACTGGCCAACCACCTGGCGGTGACCCGCACGGCGATCCGCCAGCACCTGGCCGCGCTGGAGCGCGACGGGCTGATACTGCGGGGCGAAACGCGACCTACCGGCCGCCGCCCCGAGCAGCTCTACCGGCTCAGCCCGCGTGGCCGGGAGCTATTTCCCCGCCAGTACCAGTTACTGGCCGACCTGCTGATTGGCGAAGTGGCCAGCCTCATCGGCCACGACGCCCTGATCCAACTCATGCGTGGCCTCGGACGCCGTCTGGCCGGCGAGATCGAAACGAAGGTCGTGGATGAGCCCCGGATCGCCCAGCACATGCACGAAGCCGGCTACGAGGCCGAGGTCTTCTTCCGCTCCGGTGGCGAAGCCGAGATCGTCGCCCACAACTGCGTGTTCCATCACCTTGCGGCGCTGCATCCGGAGGTCTGCGAGCTGGACCTCGCGCTGATCGGTACCCTCGGCGGCGGCACGGTTGATCACCTCGAATGCATGGTGCGCCAGGGGCAGGTCTGCCGCTTCCGGATCGATCGCGGCTGA
- a CDS encoding phosphatase PAP2 family protein translates to MPHSRPFNFVLWSGLPLATMALLLLIDVPHVDFALAHLFYDPQNGFIGRHSAFLEDVLHDRAKQAVILLGVLAIAGFLVSLLPTRLRQWRRQLGYLVLALGLSTAIVTPLKAVTAVQCPWSLAEFGGVEPYSPLVGHHPYVDKPGRCWPGGHASAGFCLLALFFVLRDRRPRLARAALVGALVLGSLFSLGRMMQGAHFLSHNVWTLLFDWMISLVCYRLVLYRPEPLEMAARAEEALDVSSS, encoded by the coding sequence ATGCCCCATTCCCGTCCCTTCAATTTCGTGCTCTGGAGCGGCCTGCCGCTGGCCACCATGGCACTTCTGCTGTTGATCGACGTGCCCCACGTCGATTTCGCCCTGGCGCACCTGTTCTACGACCCGCAAAACGGTTTCATCGGTCGGCACAGCGCGTTCCTCGAGGATGTACTGCACGACCGCGCCAAGCAGGCCGTGATCCTCCTCGGCGTCCTCGCTATCGCCGGCTTTCTCGTCAGCCTGCTTCCTACCCGCCTGCGCCAGTGGCGTCGTCAGCTGGGCTATCTGGTGCTGGCCCTCGGCCTGTCCACGGCCATCGTCACGCCGCTCAAAGCGGTTACCGCCGTGCAGTGCCCCTGGAGCCTGGCGGAATTCGGCGGTGTCGAACCCTATTCGCCATTGGTCGGTCACCATCCCTACGTCGACAAGCCTGGCCGCTGCTGGCCGGGTGGCCATGCCTCGGCGGGTTTTTGCCTGCTCGCCCTGTTCTTCGTCTTGCGCGACCGCCGTCCACGCTTGGCGCGGGCCGCGCTGGTGGGGGCGCTGGTCCTCGGTAGCCTGTTCTCGCTCGGACGGATGATGCAGGGCGCGCACTTTCTCTCGCATAACGTCTGGACGCTGCTGTTCGACTGGATGATCAGCCTGGTCTGCTACCGCCTCGTGCTCTATCGCCCGGAGCCGTTGGAAATGGCCGCCCGGGCGGAGGAAGCGCTGGACGTCAGTTCTTCCTGA
- a CDS encoding phosphoethanolamine transferase: MFKRISIRPEALAFLASLLLLSVYNFPLWRHVFAIVPADADGLGMRMAFGVMVLAIFNFVLALLSFRRVFKPVLIFLFLASSGVAYFMSQYGVLIDANMLRNVAETDVNEVRDLLSFKLLLFVLILGVLPSWLLWKLPVRHQPLRRELLGKLALAVGSLTVLGVVALANYQGLASLFRNHHELRLLVVPSNYLNASFGYVREQLVVAKEPLRQIGTDAKKAPAWQTHQRKSLTVLVVGESARAENFGILGYARDTSPLLRGQQGVTAFSNVRSCGTETAVSVPCMFSNMGRGDYDAARARSQEGLLDVLKHAGLAVTWRDNQSGCKGTCDRVTQENLSHLKDPVLCSGGECHDEILLKDLQAYIDQLKDDSVLVLHQMGSHGPDYAKRYPKRFEKFTPVCNSNALNDCSQESIVNAYDNTLVYTDYVLSNLIDLLRKNQDKVDTAMIYLADHGESLGEYNLFLHGTPYVLAPDQQKHVAMLTWFSDSYRREFALDTGCVSRERDKPLSQDNLFHSMLGLLQVQTGEYREGLDLFASCRTSGLTVARK, encoded by the coding sequence ATGTTCAAACGCATTTCCATCCGCCCCGAAGCCCTGGCCTTCCTGGCCAGCCTCCTGCTGCTTTCGGTCTACAACTTCCCACTCTGGCGGCATGTCTTCGCCATAGTCCCGGCCGATGCCGACGGACTCGGCATGCGCATGGCCTTCGGCGTCATGGTGCTGGCCATCTTCAACTTCGTACTCGCCCTGCTCTCCTTCCGCCGGGTCTTCAAACCGGTGCTGATCTTCCTGTTCCTGGCCAGCTCCGGGGTCGCCTATTTCATGAGCCAGTACGGCGTGCTGATCGACGCCAACATGCTGCGCAACGTCGCGGAAACCGACGTCAACGAAGTTCGCGACCTGCTTTCCTTCAAGCTGCTGCTGTTCGTCCTCATCCTCGGTGTGTTGCCGAGCTGGCTGCTGTGGAAATTGCCGGTCCGCCACCAGCCCCTGCGCCGTGAACTGCTGGGCAAGCTAGCCCTGGCAGTCGGCTCGCTGACTGTGTTGGGAGTGGTCGCACTGGCCAACTACCAAGGCCTGGCGTCGCTGTTCCGTAACCACCACGAATTGCGTCTGCTGGTGGTGCCCAGCAACTACCTGAACGCCTCCTTTGGCTATGTGCGCGAACAACTGGTGGTGGCCAAGGAGCCATTGCGCCAGATCGGCACCGATGCGAAAAAGGCGCCGGCCTGGCAGACCCACCAGCGCAAGTCGCTGACAGTCCTGGTCGTGGGTGAAAGCGCGCGGGCGGAAAACTTCGGCATCCTCGGCTATGCACGCGACACCTCTCCGCTACTCCGGGGCCAGCAAGGCGTCACCGCCTTCAGCAACGTGCGTTCCTGCGGCACCGAGACTGCCGTCTCCGTGCCCTGCATGTTCTCCAACATGGGACGCGGCGACTACGACGCCGCCCGCGCCCGCAGCCAGGAAGGCCTGCTTGATGTGCTCAAGCATGCGGGCCTCGCAGTGACCTGGCGCGACAACCAGTCCGGCTGCAAGGGCACCTGCGACCGCGTTACCCAGGAAAACCTCAGCCACCTGAAGGACCCCGTCCTGTGCAGTGGCGGCGAGTGTCACGATGAAATCCTGCTCAAGGACCTGCAAGCCTACATCGACCAGCTCAAGGACGACTCGGTGCTGGTCCTGCATCAGATGGGTAGCCACGGCCCGGACTACGCCAAGCGCTATCCCAAGCGTTTCGAGAAGTTCACCCCGGTGTGCAACAGCAATGCCTTGAACGACTGCAGCCAGGAAAGCATCGTCAACGCCTACGACAACACCCTGGTCTATACCGACTACGTGCTGTCGAACCTGATCGATCTCCTGCGCAAGAACCAGGACAAGGTCGACACGGCCATGATCTACCTCGCCGACCACGGCGAATCGCTCGGCGAGTACAACCTTTTCCTGCATGGCACGCCCTATGTGCTGGCCCCCGACCAGCAGAAGCACGTGGCCATGCTCACCTGGTTCTCCGACAGCTACCGCAGGGAGTTCGCCCTGGACACCGGCTGCGTGTCCAGGGAGCGCGACAAGCCGCTGAGCCAGGACAACCTCTTCCACTCGATGCTGGGTCTGTTGCAGGTCCAGACCGGTGAATACCGGGAAGGCCTGGATCTGTTCGCCTCCTGCCGTACCAGCGGCCTCACCGTTGCAAGGAAATAG
- a CDS encoding sterol desaturase family protein: MPWYLEALISIPAGLLLGNFTEWWFHRVVLHGLGRKRGTFWSFHFHEHHRNARQNNFYDPCYRRHPLGWHAQGKETWALVVASLLVAPLILWAPWLCLTLWYCAGNYYFTHKKAHDHPDWARQHLPWHYDHHMGPNPQANWCVTKPWFDWVFGTREHFVGKQQDATAPS; encoded by the coding sequence ATGCCCTGGTACCTCGAAGCGTTGATCAGCATCCCCGCCGGCCTGCTGCTCGGCAATTTCACTGAATGGTGGTTCCACCGCGTCGTGCTCCACGGCCTGGGCCGCAAGCGCGGCACCTTCTGGAGCTTCCATTTCCACGAACACCACCGCAACGCCCGCCAGAACAACTTCTACGACCCCTGCTATCGCCGCCATCCGCTGGGCTGGCACGCCCAGGGCAAGGAAACCTGGGCCCTGGTGGTCGCCAGCCTGCTGGTGGCACCGTTGATTCTCTGGGCACCCTGGTTGTGCCTGACGCTCTGGTATTGCGCCGGCAACTACTACTTCACCCACAAGAAAGCCCACGACCACCCCGACTGGGCCCGCCAGCACCTGCCCTGGCACTACGACCACCACATGGGTCCCAACCCCCAGGCCAACTGGTGCGTAACCAAGCCCTGGTTCGACTGGGTGTTTGGCACGCGTGAGCATTTCGTGGGTAAACAGCAAGACGCCACCGCGCCGTCGTGA